From the genome of Kluyveromyces lactis strain NRRL Y-1140 chromosome F complete sequence:
TGGGATTTAATTTCGGTCTTTTTACGGGTTTTACTTATAACATAGATTTACAATTCtttaaacttttgaattttaGGAATAAGATATATAAATGTGGGGTTTTAATTGAGTTTGATACTTGGGATTTCAACTAACTTATATCTGAATTCGTTTCTGAATTTTTTGCATATTTATCTCGTTTCCCCTTAAAGGTGAATCACAGATAAAGATAGCTTTAAAAAGTCGTCatatttgtttgtttgagGTATTAAATACTGCCAAAAGACAACTAGAAGAGAATAATAACGTGTATATTTATATTCGCACAGTCGGTTTACAGATCTTTTCgtctttttattttgaattaTATCACATCATTCTACAGAAATGGCTTCGAAACAAAAATCTTCAAACCCAGCTGTCAATTTGATTGCTGGCGGTGGTGCGGGTCTAATGGAAGGTCTATGTTGCCATCCATTGGATACCATCAAGGTTAGAATGCAGATCTACAAAAATGCTGTTGGTTCCGGTGTAAAAGCACCAGGTTTCATCAAGACTGGTGGTGAAATCTATAGAAATGAAGGTTTCTTGGCATTTTACAAAGGTTTAGGTGCTGTCGTCATCGGTATCACACCAAAGATGGCTATTAGATTCTCATCTTATGAGTTCTATAGAACTTTGCTTGCTGATAAGGAAACTGGTAAAGTTTCTACTGGTAACACTTTCATTGCTGGTGTCGGTGCAGGTATCACCGAGGCTGTCGTCGTTGTCAATCCGATGGAAGTCGTGAAGATTAGATTACAAGCACAACATCTAAACCCTGTCGAAGGTGCTCCAAAATACAAGAACGCCGTGCAAGCTTGTTACACCATCGTAAAAGAGGAAGGTTTCAGCGCTTTGTACCGTGGTGTTTCATTGACTGCTGCTAGACAAGCCACCAACCAAGGTGCTAATTTCACCGTTTACTCTAAATTAAAAGAATTCTTGCAAGGTTATCATAATCAAGAAATGTTGCCAAGTTGGGAAACCTCATTGATTGGGTTAATCTCAGGTGCCATTGGTCCCTTCTCAAATGCACCGTTAGATACCATCAAGACGAGATTGCAAAAGGATAAATCTACTAAGAATATGTCCGGTCTCAAAAGAATTACCATCATTGGTAAACAATTGatccaagaagaaggtttCCGTGCCCTATATAAAGGTATCACCCCAAGAGTGATGCGTGTGGCTCCAGGTCAAGCTGTCACTTTCACTGCTTATGAATTCATTCGTAAAGAATTGGAGAAGACCGGTGTATTTTGAATCGATCTAATTTATGGTTCTCACcatcatttcttttccttcaatcATGCTCCTACTACCATTTCTCCCTCTCTCATTCAAGACTTCTCAATCATAATTATAGATTTTGATTATTGCATTAGaattttgatatattcATAAAGGTGTTTTCCACAAACTAAGAGAATGGTTAAAGAGACAAAACTTCTTGAagtatttcaagaagaactaAAAATATTCCCACGCATCATTACGTTTCTTCTGTTAAACCAATGAACAATTCACCCAATAAAATTCAGATTAATTATGAGACGCAGTTGAAAGATAACACAAAATGTTATGAGATGCTATAGTGTTTCCAATATTAGAATTCGCCAAAAGATCaacacacacacacacactctctctctctctctctctctctctctctctctctctctctatCTCCACCAAAGTAACTCAacattcattcaaatttttcacaatttgtatcaatattattattatcattattactACTTTTGTCTCTACCCTTCGTTAGAAACTGAATGTTTTAACTATAACATAGTAAGACATTTCTTGGTTTCTTATAGCATCTACTTAGGCTAAAGTATCGAATAAACTAAATAATttctaaaaaaaaaactaatATCAACTTCAATTTAAATATACAAATGAAAATCCCCTTTATCATAGCGTCAGATTGAAATTTGCAGTTTTTATATGTGAACATGTCGCAAAGTAGTGATAATCTCCAGTATAACTCGTTCTGTGAAAATCTTATTCATAACTTCTTGCTCAATCAAGTTCATTTCTTCCATGGGATCCAAATCGAACAACGTTTTAGCATCGTTCTCATCCTGTGAGGTTCCATCCACATGTTGTTGCAAGTTTAATATTATAGGATCCGGTTCAGAAAAATCATTGTTACCTTCGGAATTCCGTTCTAACAATGATTTTACCAAGTCTGTTTTGGATCGGAAAAACTCTGAAATTAAGGAAATGTCAGATTGTATACTTTGAGTATCTTCAACACTCTGCAGTAAATTCGAGCTCACTTCATCGGTTTGATTATCTAACCATCTGGTCATATCATCACCCTTGGTGACATCATTTGTAACTTGAAAATCCGTATGGTACACCATCCCCATTAGCTGAGGAAAACCTAGAGTGCTaggttcttctttgtcGTGGAATTCTATCTCTGAGGAATGTTGTGTCATTATTGTTGCACTGCTGTTTCACTGCTGTTTCACCGTATTTCTTACCTGTTGTTTCTTAATCAGTCAGTACCAACCTTTTCGAAGTAAATTATGgtcaaaagaaataattAGTTCATTGTTAACTATATGGCTCTTTCGTTTGAACCAATGGTatttaaatgaaaagttCTATTACTCTGATAAAGTTCGGGAACTGTCATTACGTTTCTTAAACAAGACTACTAAATCGACATTTGTAAAAATACTTGAAACTGTAAAGCCCTTACTGCGGAAACTCTTGTTACAACTTAGAATTATTTGAAACCACTACCTGATCGTCAGTACCTACATTTTGTATAGTAGTTTACAGGGTTTCGGTactatttcaaaattttccatCAAAAATTAAGAAATCTTGACCCTTTTTTATTCTCTTGAcacaattttttttaagtaGGTTTATATCAAATTACGAAGGAAAAGAGCGTTAGAGGGCATTGTGCCTTAGGTTCTTGAAATGCAGCTATCACCATGAATATATATTACGCATATTTGTTTGTAGGACGACTAGTTCTATTATAGCGCCATTAATAGTGTGTTTTCGGGACTAATTGCAAAATTAATTAGTTGCCTGTGCCTTTTCTAAAGTTCCACCAACATAGTGTATTCGTGGCATTTACTGTGCCAGTGACCATTTCAAAAACTGTCCTGCTGATTTTCCTACTGACAGGGCATTCGTTACTGGAAACCAAGGATGGCAATAGCTGAaatgctttgaaaaaaaattgaaacacAGAAGATAAGCAAAAGCAAATTTTAACCAATTAGCCGGGATTATAAGAACACAGGTGAGCTTAAGTCCGTTTTGTATTGGATAGGAAGAGTTACGTCTCTCAAGTTTTTTACCCCATGTTTTCCATTGATAAGTATTTGTACCAATATAAGACTGGGACGTATAGTACTCTATGAAAGTGTAATTCTCTTTAATAGAATCCAGAACCAAACCTCACTGACTATGGCGGACCGTAACCATCACGAGTTGCCATGAACGCTGTCCTATAAGCAGGTTCATTGCATCGTACGAAAACTGAACGGAACATCTACCGAAACAGCagaaaagggaaaaaaaaaaaaaaaaaaaaaaaaaatacgAAGTCCGCCAAATTGCATAAAATATACATAGAAAGCCAAGAGCAACTGCAATGATGTGCTTTTTAACAAGATCTTTTACCGGAATTATTAAATTCAGAAGCTGAAAGGACAGAATCCAGTGTTTAATGATAGGAGAGCACAGAAAGATGTGCAGAGAGATGTTTTTAGTTGCTGTATATATTCcctttattcttttttctcatcACTATACGCAAAGCTCGCTCAGCCAATGGTCCACTTGTATGCACGTACGTACACATTGTTACTTATGTTATTAGTTGTTTTTTGCAACGGTAGAATATACACACGagatatataaatatagGTTACGGAGACTGCCATGCTATTGGTTTTTAAGGGTACATAAGAGAGTAAAgattaaaaaaaaagctcTGTGTTAATTCGCTGCTTTAAAACTGAACAAGCTAAGTCAGTTACGTTGAATTAAGACTGTGTTTCGTCAGCGTTTTCTAATCGATCATAGAGATTAATTTACTGGTAAAGAGTCTTTGCTTTTAGTTAGTGTTTCTATTTGTTCTATTTTTGTCAAAATAAGTGGTTGAACATGGAACTTTCAGTGCCAAAATCTTACAAGTTATCTAGTGGCTACACTATCCCATCTGTGGGTCTTGGAACCTACGAGCTACCACCAAATAAGACAGCTtatcttgttcatcaaGCATTGGAAGTTGGGTACAGACACTTTGACACAGCTGTTTTGTATGGAAATGAGTACGAAGTTGGTCAAGGTATAAAGAAATGGCTCAATGAAAACCCTGCTGAAAACAAACGAGGAGATGTATTTTATACAACCAAGCTATGGGATTCTCAACATGGGTATGAAAAGGCGAAAAAGGCAATTGACCATTGTTTGCAAGAGGTGGAAGATCTCGGTTACATTGATTTGCTCTTAATTCATTCACCGTTAGGTGGGAAAAAATTGAGATTAGAGACTTATGAAGCTATGCAGGAGGCAGTCGATGCAGGCAAGGTTAGATCGATTGGTGTTTCCAATTATGGGTTCCAACATATTGAGGAGCTTTTGAATTgggaaaaattgaaatataaacCTGTCGTCAATCAGATCGAAATTTCGCCATGGTGTATGCGTCAGGAACTTGCTGATTTctgcaaaaaaaagggaatCCTTGTGGAAGCATACGCGCCTCTAACCCATGGCACAAAGCTCAAAGACCCCGATCTTGTCAAAGTTGCTAATGAAGTAGGCTGTGACGTTGGTCAAGCGCTAATCAGATGGTCCCTACAGAAAGGCTATATACCATTACCGAAGACTCAATCAGTTTCAAGACTTGCCAGTAACCTCGACGTCTTTTCATTCGAATGGACCACGGACCAAATGGATCAATTAGATAAACCGTATGCATATGAACCAACTGATTGGGAATGCACCAATGCACCATGAACAAGTCATATAACTCCAGGGTTTTCTTGGTGCCAGATGCCAGCCggtatttttttttttcttttggtgAAATCGTTCTCGTTTACAACATCCTAcctcttcttttcaattcaattcaattctttatcTGACCTTTATATCACAAATAGCTCATAactttcatcaaattcttctctttaCCTTATTTCACTCAAGATGCACTCTAGCTAGTGATATATGGTCGTATTAATGCAGGAAAAGCGTTGGAAACCCTATGAGGCTGCAAGGCAAGACCTGAAAAGAGATAGTCACGTGGTAGTTAGGGTAATGAAGTcgttctttttctttagcttttttctttaacttttatttctttttcaatctGCCGTATATAAGGAAGAAGGTCGATTCTCATTCCGTTCTTCATAGCAtaaacaatttcaattccaaatctaAAGATTTGAGTCTTAATAGACCAACATATTTTTTAAAACACTCTTCCGGATTACCAGCTGTGGCATTGTTCCTCCATATGTTCACAACAGCAAAAATGGCTGGAAGTAGAAAAACTGGCGGTTCAACGCTAGGTTTCAGGGTATATAATCTACCTCGATAGGTTTTTTTACAGGCGAGATACTATATCTGGCTATACTATCTTGGTGGTTCGCTTCCTGGAGACATCTCCCCCCCCCATCTTTCTCTTGTATTGTAATGATATGTTTTTTACTTTCAACAGTGACATATAGTAGATTCACTTTATTGCCTATTAGATCTATCATCGATCATATTTTTGTCAATGTGACGACTGTGTATAGCAATAGGAGGGTGATCGACTAATTGTCATCTCCATTTCAAAAACGTCCGCGGTGGCACTCATGACCTTACCTTGCTATGAAAGTGCGTTTTTGAAACATGTAATGGAATCTATCAATGCTTGGCATCAATCAACCTTCGGGTGATTTCGACAGTGATGAGATGACACTATCCCAACCTATGTACCGTTCCAAACAAAACTTCAACAGGTCCGGTTTTGAACGCGGTGCattccttctttcttgatgtcAGCCCCTACCGGCGGTATACTGATCATTAAGATTGATACGAAACACCGACTGTTATCTCCGTTGTCCTTCATTTTTTAGATCAGTACTACCATCGAACTAAATTATTCGGCTTTTTTACTCTCTTTTCGTCATTATGAACTCTAAATATGATAGTATAATCAACTGGTTGCTTTTTTCGTTGGAGCCGCATAGAAAGCAACCCGTCCCACACCCAGCTACACTTAAACACAGAACAAGAGCTTAGATATGACAAATCTTCTGT
Proteins encoded in this window:
- a CDS encoding uncharacterized protein (no similarity), whose translation is MTQHSSEIEFHDKEEPSTLGFPQLMGMVYHTDFQVTNDVTKGDDMTRWLDNQTDEVSSNLLQSVEDTQSIQSDISLISEFFRSKTDLVKSLLERNSEGNNDFSEPDPIILNLQQHVDGTSQDENDAKTLFDLDPMEEMNLIEQEVMNKIFTERVILEIITTLRHVHI
- a CDS encoding aldo-keto reductase superfamily protein (highly similar to uniprot|P47137 Saccharomyces cerevisiae YJR096W), which codes for MELSVPKSYKLSSGYTIPSVGLGTYELPPNKTAYLVHQALEVGYRHFDTAVLYGNEYEVGQGIKKWLNENPAENKRGDVFYTTKLWDSQHGYEKAKKAIDHCLQEVEDLGYIDLLLIHSPLGGKKLRLETYEAMQEAVDAGKVRSIGVSNYGFQHIEELLNWEKLKYKPVVNQIEISPWCMRQELADFCKKKGILVEAYAPLTHGTKLKDPDLVKVANEVGCDVGQALIRWSLQKGYIPLPKTQSVSRLASNLDVFSFEWTTDQMDQLDKPYAYEPTDWECTNAP
- the SFC1 gene encoding Sfc1p (similar to uniprot|P33303 Saccharomyces cerevisiae YJR095W SFC1 Mitochondrial succinate-fumarate transporter transports succinate into and fumarate out of the mitochondrion required for ethanol and acetate utilization) yields the protein MASKQKSSNPAVNLIAGGGAGLMEGLCCHPLDTIKVRMQIYKNAVGSGVKAPGFIKTGGEIYRNEGFLAFYKGLGAVVIGITPKMAIRFSSYEFYRTLLADKETGKVSTGNTFIAGVGAGITEAVVVVNPMEVVKIRLQAQHLNPVEGAPKYKNAVQACYTIVKEEGFSALYRGVSLTAARQATNQGANFTVYSKLKEFLQGYHNQEMLPSWETSLIGLISGAIGPFSNAPLDTIKTRLQKDKSTKNMSGLKRITIIGKQLIQEEGFRALYKGITPRVMRVAPGQAVTFTAYEFIRKELEKTGVF